The following coding sequences lie in one Arthrobacter sp. SLBN-122 genomic window:
- a CDS encoding pentapeptide repeat-containing protein encodes MKPTTPPSVANSPGQAALRPDCSQCFALCCTAFGFTRSADFAIDKPPATPCPNLAADFSCTIHDRLRPRGFVGCTVFDCFGAGQAVSQRLFGGTSWREDPALAPDMFAAFKVLRQLHEMWWLLGQAEAKAYGPDTAGDVRHLQAMVREVAEGPLDDVLAADIGSLHVQVGDALRGVSEEVRAGYFDDGPRLGCLQPGADLAGADLRGVALCGANLRGACLIAADFRGADLAGTDLLGADLRDARFDDADLTDTLFLTQAQITAARGSASTRLPAGLERPGHWLGAGSASPPAPWKLLDSGDC; translated from the coding sequence TTGAAACCCACCACCCCTCCTTCCGTTGCCAACTCCCCCGGCCAGGCCGCCCTTCGGCCTGACTGTTCACAGTGTTTTGCATTGTGCTGCACGGCCTTCGGGTTCACCCGGTCCGCGGACTTCGCCATCGACAAACCGCCGGCCACGCCATGCCCCAACCTGGCAGCGGACTTTTCCTGCACCATCCATGACCGGCTCCGGCCCCGCGGTTTTGTTGGCTGCACGGTCTTTGACTGCTTCGGCGCCGGCCAGGCCGTCAGCCAGCGGCTGTTCGGGGGCACCAGCTGGCGGGAGGACCCCGCATTGGCGCCGGACATGTTCGCGGCCTTCAAAGTCCTGCGCCAGCTGCACGAAATGTGGTGGCTCCTTGGCCAGGCGGAGGCGAAGGCCTACGGCCCGGATACTGCCGGGGATGTGCGCCACCTGCAGGCCATGGTCCGCGAAGTTGCAGAAGGTCCCCTCGATGACGTCCTCGCAGCCGACATCGGATCCCTGCACGTTCAGGTAGGCGACGCACTGCGCGGGGTCAGCGAGGAGGTCCGCGCGGGCTACTTCGACGACGGCCCGCGCCTGGGCTGCCTGCAGCCTGGTGCGGATCTGGCGGGAGCAGACCTGCGCGGCGTGGCGCTCTGCGGCGCCAACCTTCGCGGCGCATGCCTGATCGCCGCGGATTTCCGGGGCGCGGACCTTGCCGGGACGGACCTGCTGGGGGCCGACCTGCGGGATGCGAGGTTCGACGACGCCGACCTCACCGACACGCTCTTCCTCACCCAGGCACAAATTACCGCCGCCCGCGGCAGCGCTTCCACCCGTCTGCCCGCCGGTCTTGAGCGGCCCGGCCACTGGCTGGGTGCGGGCAGTGCATCCCCGCCCGCACCGTGGAAGCTTCTTGACAGCGGAGATTGTTAG